The stretch of DNA AGATCAGGCCGAGTTCGGGCTTGCGGAAAACAATATTTTAGCCATTGCTGGGCCGGGCTGACCAGGCCGTGTCGAGGTCAGGCCCGATTTAGTAGGCCCGGTATTCGGGTCGGGCCTGGGTTTTCAACACCGGGCTTTTTTTGGCCAAGCGAGATATGCCCAGGTATATTCCGATGTCTTCACTCCACGCCTTACTTTCATATAAATTACCACCCCAAAGCGCGAATAAATAGTCTTTTTGGTAAGCCATCAACATATAAACAGATGAATTTCTATATAACCATCCCCTAAATTAAATTAtcgaaaacactaacgcccacacgtgtgggcgcctACCAACTCGCCCACACGCATGGATACTCGTCCAACCAACTCTGCACGAATCTTGACGCGTTCTAGCAGTttttgtgtgccacgtaggacTAAGCTAGTGTGTAGGCATTCGTCCGGTCGCCCAAACGTCCTTTTTCATCACACGGGGGTTGATGTGTGGGCATTTAGCAATtcgcccacacaccagttttcacgCACGCAGAGGGGGCTGATGTGGGGGTGTTTATCacttcgcccacacgcccgtctcctcgccCACACCCAAAactgtcagttgccatgtgtttctgCAGGGTACATGACAACTGCCCAAGCTTTGCTTGTAAGCAGTtggcaactctcttttacccgagttgccatgtgtttttgcatggtacatggcaactgccctagcgtgcacgtaaatagatggcaacactttctctttacatggcaactgccctagcgtgcttgtgagcacatggcaactctctctatTACCCGAACATGTTTTTGTTGCCTTGCctttttgtagtgctacatggcaactgcccagTGTTAGTGGGTgacaactcctaaagttttgaaatcatggcaactgcagtagagcagaccatacatggcaactgcagttgagcaaccatggcaaccgaagttcagcgacatggcaactacagttaaaCGAACATacacgagggtctggaccatggcaactgcaggaCGCGTGGTGACTGTCACGCGGGACGTGCGGGACCACGAGATACGAGGCCTGACGTACGGGGCATGTGGGCGTTATCTATGTcacccacacgcacgcgtgtgaggGGTCGCGAGGGAAAAAAAATGTGTGAGCATTACTTTTGCCCACACGTAGATGTGTGGGCTGTTCCTTttatacaccacacaaaatgtgtgAGCGGACcttctaacgcccacacgtgtggcacttatccaCGTCCTTAAACTATTTCCACTCTCCAATCTACCTTTAACCAAACAAGCCGTGGGTTTAATTGGATCCCGCCGTCCGATCTAAATCCAATGGCTTATACTAAGCCACGAGTCCCTACGATTCTCACcgtcttcttcccctcgacggCGCCCGTGACAGGGAACACGCACCCGCGAACGCCACGCCCGTTTGCTCCTCGCTTCCGCCTCACTCAAACGGCTTCTTCCCTCCTATAAACCCATCCCAGCACCAACCGCTCCAATGGCGGAATTCCCCAAGCCCGCGCCACCGCCCACCTCCTCGGAGCCCTCGCTCGCCGCGCCCCGCCACACGCACTGACCcaacccgcgccgcgccgcgcGCCGTGCCCTAGATCGGGAGATCGGGGGGAGAGGGGAGGACCCGCTCGCCCCGGCGGACCGCCGCGGCGCGATGGTCGAGACGTCGGGCGGGAGGTGGAGGCTGCACCTCCACGGCCAGCGGCGGAGCGCGGCGGCCTTCCTGGCCGCCAACAAGACCCTGCTCGCCGCCGTGTGGGTCGCCGGGTTCGCGCTCGTCTTCCTGTGGCAGAGCGCCTCCGTGTTCGTCGCCGGGGGCGGGGGCGGGCCCCGCCCGGCGCCTCGGCTGCGCCCGATGGCGTACAACCTGACCGACTTCGGGGGCGTCGGGGACGGGCGGGCGGTGAACACCCGGGCCTTCGAGCGCGCCGTGGAGAccgtctcggccttcgcggaccaagGCGGGGCGCAGCTCAATGTGCCGCCCGGCCGCTGGCTCACGGGCCCCTTCAACCTCACCAGCCACATGACCCTGTTCCTCGCCGAGGGCGCCGAGATCCTCGGCATTACGGTGAGCTTTACTTACAACCGGAGCAATGGGGTTagtttttcaagtgccattgagttgtGGCGTGGATCATGGCTGGCTAACACGTAGTTGAATTAAATCCCTTTGACTAGTTGGTTTGATGGATAAACAGACCAATGGTAAAAATAGAAGGATTTGTTGTTGTGTGATGTGTCCCTAGGACTGAAGATTGAAGTGATACCAAATTACCAATGTTCAGATTGTTCCCATTTTGGAAAATGGCTGGGTAATAATTGCACAATATAATTACCACATTGTCTGTTTAATTCCAACTTCCATACCATGTATCTTTCTTTTAGCTTGGCGAAACATTGCTGTTTATCTGAAAGCAAACATTTGGAATGTGTTCAGAGTTGGGTGGAATGTCGTATGATTTGAACTGTCACTCTTAGCTCTCTGAATCTCCGACTCTGGCATGGTATCATGCACAGATTTCAGATTAGCAGGTGTATCCAGCTGGGATTCTAATATTTTTCTGGACAGGACGAGAGGGATTGGCCGCTGATGCCAGCACTGCCATCTTACGGATATGGGAGGGAGCGCAAAGGACCTCGCTTCGGGAGTCTAATTCATGGACAGAATTTGAAAGATGTTGTCATTACAGGTTTGCCTTTTATCTAAGTAAGCTGTCAATATCAACTTGTCAAGCTGTGTAATCTACAACACCCTATCATGGATTTGTTGGTTAGCTATGAAGCAACATGCGTGAGAGAAGTGCATAATTTGCATATTAAGCAATCTAGTGATGGTAACAGTATACCAGCATGCCTGATTGTTTCAATAACACAAAGCAACTGCTTGACCTGTTTAATCCCTAATCTGAATGTACTTGATTTCGGTATGCATGATTTCATGCCCCGCTTGTTCGTTAAAAGTAGTACATTATATCCATAGCTTGAATAGCATATTCTCTAGTGATCTTTAAATGAGTAAATACTGAATACGCAAGTTCACTGAAACAGCAGTACCTGAAGTTTGGTGGTTTCACTATGCATTTGTTTCTCAATTGTATACTAAATTACTAACAGAACAATTATGGTATGCTATGTTCATGATTCATTGGATGATAGCTCTTTAACTATCACGACCTTCCTTCTTTTCAATCTGCTAAATAGGACACAATGGTAGCATAAATGGCCAGGGTGAAGTTTGGTGGTTGAAGCATCGCAGAAGAATGCTGAAGAACACGAGACCTCCACTTGTACAACTGATGTGGTCCAAGGACATTGTTATTACAAATATAACGTTGCGGAATTCACCTTTCTGGCACTTCCACCCATATGATTGCACGAATGTTACTGTTTCGGATGTTACAATCTTAGCTCCTATTTCCGGTGCTCCGAACACAGATGGCATAGATCCAGGTATTCATCCTGCAACTATTTTTAATGACTCCAGTATAACCTATATTTATTTTTGCAATGTTCAGGCGTTACTTCAAGCATCTGCATATTTGTAGTATTACCTATCTGCTAATGatgtatactccctctgtccgaaaaagcttctccctcaaatggatgtatctagcatggtgctagatacatccatttgagggacaagctttttcggacggagggagtatcatctgGGACTGAAACCATATTAGGCATCTTCAGCTGACATATGTTTATGCATTGTACAGATTCTTGTGAGGATGTCCTAATTGAGAATTGCTACATATCTGTTGGTGATGATGCAATTGCTATAAAGAGCGGATGGGATCAATATGGGATTGCATATGGGCGGCCGTCTTCTAACATCTTAATACGCAATGTGACAGTCCGATCTTTGGTTAGGTATATATTGCTTTTTAAACAATATTTATTTGCATGAGTCTTTTATTTCAAGTCCGGTGCTCAAGACAAAGCACTGGTTTTAGACCAGGGCCTTCACATTCTTTTGCATAGAATGTGGAGTATAAAGGTGAAGCTTACACTTTTTTTCTTGTCTGTGTGCAGTGCTGGAATTTCAATTGGCAGTGAGATGTCTGGTGGAGTTGCAAATGTTACGGTGGAGAATGTACGCATCTGGGATTCAAGGCGAGGCGTGAGAATAAAGACTGCCATAGGAAGAGGAGGCTACATCCGCAATATCTCCTACAGCAACATAACCTTCGACAATGTTCGTGCTGCAATTGTGATAAAGGTTGACTACAATGAGCATGCTGATGATGGGTATGACAGAAATGCCTTCCCagatatcacaggcatatcattcaaAAAAATACACGGGTGGGGTGTTCGTGTGCCTGTCCGTGCTCATGGCAGCAATTACATCCCCATCAAGGATATCACCTTCCAGGACATGTCAGTAGGCATCAGCTACAAGAAGAAGCATATATTCCAATGCTCCTACATCGAAGGCCGTGTTATCGGGTCAGTATTTCCAAAACCATGTGAGAATTTAGATGTCTACGATGAGCAAGGGCAGCTTCTCAAGAGTGGGGCAGTGCTGAACAGTACGGAAGTTGATTATGATATATGAGACACACACTGTGTCACTGATAGGTTTTCAATAGTGTAAGTTAGGTACTAtcatattttttggtttttttaatcTTTTATATTTTTGTCGTAGAACTGTAGATACAGAGGAGATTCTCCTCTTCATAGGTTTGCTTACATTGGCTCCTTTGTATCTCACCAATTATTTGGCCACCATTGACATTCTGTTCTTGCGAAAGGTGGAAAAGAACCTTGTAATCT from Triticum dicoccoides isolate Atlit2015 ecotype Zavitan chromosome 6A, WEW_v2.0, whole genome shotgun sequence encodes:
- the LOC119318146 gene encoding probable polygalacturonase gives rise to the protein MVETSGGRWRLHLHGQRRSAAAFLAANKTLLAAVWVAGFALVFLWQSASVFVAGGGGGPRPAPRLRPMAYNLTDFGGVGDGRAVNTRAFERAVETVSAFADQGGAQLNVPPGRWLTGPFNLTSHMTLFLAEGAEILGITDERDWPLMPALPSYGYGRERKGPRFGSLIHGQNLKDVVITGHNGSINGQGEVWWLKHRRRMLKNTRPPLVQLMWSKDIVITNITLRNSPFWHFHPYDCTNVTVSDVTILAPISGAPNTDGIDPDSCEDVLIENCYISVGDDAIAIKSGWDQYGIAYGRPSSNILIRNVTVRSLVSAGISIGSEMSGGVANVTVENVRIWDSRRGVRIKTAIGRGGYIRNISYSNITFDNVRAAIVIKVDYNEHADDGYDRNAFPDITGISFKKIHGWGVRVPVRAHGSNYIPIKDITFQDMSVGISYKKKHIFQCSYIEGRVIGSVFPKPCENLDVYDEQGQLLKSGAVLNSTEVDYDI